In Legionella spiritensis, the following proteins share a genomic window:
- the fliR gene encoding flagellar biosynthetic protein FliR, producing the protein MNLDYQVMINQFSQIIWPLPRITALLLSIPLISSGMVSARIRMLLALSMAFLVSPLISTQLSLLHFSGQHIVIVLFESLLGLLMGFALQLVFQVFIIGGQIIAMQAGLGFATMVDPASKASVPLVSQLYLMMMSLMFFVLNGHLAVFEMLLGSFQKMPVGSVSLSLQDIGSLIMFSGWMFKEAVLVALPAILSLLIVSLSFGIMTRVAPQLNIFSIGFPITLLMGIVIVRVSLPGVSSQIADSLEQGLLFIKGLLR; encoded by the coding sequence ATGAATTTGGATTATCAGGTGATGATTAACCAGTTTAGCCAGATTATCTGGCCTTTGCCTCGTATTACCGCATTATTGCTGTCGATACCATTAATATCGTCCGGCATGGTGTCGGCAAGAATCCGGATGCTGCTAGCCCTTTCCATGGCTTTTCTGGTATCCCCTTTGATTTCAACCCAATTGAGCCTGCTTCATTTTAGCGGCCAGCATATCGTGATCGTTCTCTTTGAGTCACTATTGGGTTTATTGATGGGTTTTGCGCTGCAACTTGTTTTTCAGGTTTTTATTATTGGAGGGCAGATCATAGCCATGCAGGCCGGTCTTGGTTTCGCCACTATGGTCGATCCGGCCAGCAAAGCCAGCGTGCCGTTAGTCAGTCAGTTATACCTGATGATGATGAGTTTGATGTTTTTTGTCCTAAACGGCCATCTGGCTGTTTTTGAAATGTTGTTGGGCAGTTTTCAGAAGATGCCGGTAGGCTCGGTTTCCTTGTCGCTTCAGGATATCGGTTCGCTCATCATGTTTTCAGGCTGGATGTTTAAAGAAGCGGTGCTGGTTGCCTTGCCCGCCATTTTATCGCTGTTAATTGTCAGTTTGTCGTTCGGGATCATGACTCGGGTCGCGCCACAACTTAATATCTTTTCTATCGGGTTTCCCATTACCTTGTTGATGGGAATAGTGATCGTCAGGGTCAGTTTACCTGGCGTATCGTCACAGATAGCTGATAGCCTGGAGCAGGGATTGTTGTTTATTAAAGGACTATTGCGCTGA
- the flhB gene encoding flagellar biosynthesis protein FlhB yields MAEQEQAQEKTEQPSPKRLKEAREKGQVARSKDFNATLILLFAGGGFLIFGRYLATQLTTMMRQAFEFDSTLLTSTKGTFQSCYLVVKTGFIAVLPLLLVILLLSIAAPLLMGGWVFSSESLQPKLSRLSPLKGLKRMVSLKGFVEMVKALAKFILVALVAIGVLKWQVPALMALASYPLPSALSEGVGMVGVAFLVISASLIVIAALDVPFQWHEHNKQLKMTKQEMKDEYKETEGKPEVKSQIRRTQQEIARRRMMSEVPKADVVLTNPTHYAVAITYKQHGSRAPVVIAKGQDLIALQINRVAKASDVPILSLPPLARALYYSTDLNEEIPRGLYVAVAQVLAYIFQLHDKTGYEVSPGMLRDLPIPDDLKRDGEEQA; encoded by the coding sequence ATGGCAGAACAGGAACAGGCACAGGAAAAAACCGAACAGCCCTCGCCCAAACGTCTTAAGGAAGCCAGGGAAAAGGGGCAGGTGGCGCGCTCGAAAGATTTTAACGCCACCCTGATTTTATTATTTGCCGGAGGCGGTTTTTTAATCTTCGGCCGGTATCTTGCCACGCAATTGACAACCATGATGCGTCAGGCCTTTGAATTTGACAGTACTCTGCTTACCTCAACGAAAGGTACTTTCCAATCGTGCTATCTGGTGGTCAAAACCGGCTTTATAGCCGTACTGCCCTTGTTACTGGTGATTCTGCTGTTGTCGATTGCCGCACCATTACTGATGGGCGGCTGGGTGTTCAGCAGCGAATCCCTGCAACCGAAATTGTCACGCCTGAGCCCGTTGAAAGGGCTTAAGCGGATGGTTTCCCTGAAAGGGTTTGTGGAGATGGTCAAGGCATTGGCCAAATTTATTCTGGTGGCTTTGGTGGCTATCGGGGTGTTGAAATGGCAAGTACCGGCTTTAATGGCGTTAGCGTCGTATCCGTTACCCTCGGCCCTGAGTGAAGGGGTCGGGATGGTCGGGGTGGCTTTTTTAGTTATCAGCGCAAGCCTCATCGTAATCGCCGCGCTGGATGTACCCTTCCAGTGGCATGAACATAACAAGCAATTAAAAATGACAAAACAGGAAATGAAAGACGAATATAAGGAAACGGAAGGCAAGCCGGAAGTCAAAAGCCAGATTCGCCGTACCCAGCAGGAGATAGCGCGCCGGCGGATGATGAGCGAGGTTCCGAAAGCCGATGTTGTGTTGACTAACCCGACCCATTACGCCGTTGCCATTACTTACAAGCAACATGGCAGCCGCGCCCCGGTGGTGATTGCCAAGGGTCAGGATTTGATTGCGTTGCAGATCAATCGAGTCGCCAAAGCCAGCGACGTACCTATTCTGTCCTTGCCGCCGTTGGCGAGAGCTCTTTATTATTCAACCGATTTGAATGAAGAAATACCAAGGGGGCTTTATGTGGCTGTTGCGCAAGTGCTTGCCTATATTTTTCAATTACATGATAAAACAGGTTATGAGGTCAGTCCGGGCATGTTACGGGATTTGCCCATACCCGATGATCTGAAACGAGATGGGGAGGAACAGGCTTGA
- the flhA gene encoding flagellar biosynthesis protein FlhA, translating to MDSILHTLRLWMRQGLGTPLMLVMMLCMMILPLPAFFLDILFTFNIAFSLVVLLAVIYSNRPLEFAVFPTVILIATLLRLALNVASTRVVLLKGQTGTDAAGQVIKSFGEVVIGGNYAVGLVVFIILVVINFVVVTKGAGRVSEVSARFTLDSLPGKQMAIDADLNAGLINQEQAIQRRAEVAQEADFYGSMDGASKFVRGDAIAGILILFINVIGGLAIGVLQHDMALTDALHNYILLTIGDGLVAQVPSLVLSTAAAIMVTRVSSAQNMSQAVVHQVFGNPRSMIIAAVILGGIGLIPGMPHIAFLILAAGLGGIAYLLLEKRKKDEQTEQEGDAINRAGEETLAQELSWDDVNQVDVIGLEVGYRLIPMVDNTQGGVLLARIKGVRKKISQELGFLIPTVHIRDNLDLKPNHYRISLAGVVMGEAPIYSEKWLAINPGQVFGELDGQPTRDPAFGLDAVWITENQKEQAHTFGYTVVDASTVIATHLSQILEENSQQLLGYEETQQLLDKLSKTSPKLVKELVPDILSLGVVHKVLQGLLLEHIPLSDTRTIVEALAEAASKSKDTDFLISQVRIGLSRMITQKLCGIDNEELPIITLKPELEQLLQNTIQNSTGQGVSFEPGMADKIQQSLAQLAAQQQARQELAVLVVQPGIRAVLARFVRNISSNLHVLSYQEIPDNKEIRIIGTVG from the coding sequence ATGGATAGTATTTTGCATACCTTGCGATTATGGATGCGGCAGGGGCTGGGTACGCCTCTGATGCTGGTTATGATGCTCTGCATGATGATTTTACCACTTCCCGCGTTTTTTCTCGATATCCTGTTTACTTTTAATATCGCATTTTCACTCGTGGTTCTTCTGGCGGTTATTTACAGCAACAGGCCGTTGGAATTCGCTGTGTTTCCCACGGTGATCCTGATTGCGACCCTGCTGCGCCTTGCCTTGAACGTCGCATCGACTCGTGTTGTGTTATTAAAAGGCCAAACCGGTACCGATGCGGCCGGTCAGGTCATAAAATCGTTTGGCGAGGTTGTTATTGGAGGGAATTACGCCGTTGGTCTGGTTGTTTTTATTATTCTTGTTGTGATTAATTTCGTAGTGGTCACCAAAGGTGCGGGGCGGGTGTCGGAAGTCAGCGCCCGGTTTACCCTGGATTCCTTACCGGGTAAACAGATGGCGATTGACGCCGATCTCAACGCGGGGCTTATCAATCAGGAACAGGCCATTCAACGCCGTGCCGAGGTGGCGCAGGAAGCCGATTTTTATGGTTCCATGGATGGCGCCAGTAAATTTGTCCGTGGCGACGCCATCGCCGGAATTCTCATTTTGTTCATCAACGTGATTGGCGGCTTGGCCATTGGTGTCTTGCAGCATGATATGGCTTTGACCGACGCGCTGCATAATTACATTTTATTGACCATTGGTGACGGATTAGTGGCACAGGTTCCATCCCTGGTTTTATCAACTGCCGCCGCTATTATGGTGACCCGGGTATCCAGTGCCCAGAACATGAGCCAGGCCGTGGTTCATCAGGTGTTTGGTAACCCTCGTTCCATGATTATTGCCGCGGTTATTTTAGGTGGGATCGGTTTGATCCCGGGTATGCCCCATATTGCTTTTCTCATTCTGGCTGCCGGACTGGGAGGAATAGCCTACCTGTTGCTTGAAAAGAGAAAGAAAGATGAACAAACGGAGCAGGAGGGTGACGCGATCAACCGTGCCGGTGAGGAAACGTTAGCGCAGGAATTATCCTGGGATGACGTCAATCAGGTCGATGTTATTGGTCTGGAAGTGGGCTATCGTTTGATTCCTATGGTGGATAATACGCAAGGCGGCGTATTGTTGGCGCGAATCAAGGGGGTTCGTAAAAAAATATCGCAGGAGTTGGGGTTTCTTATTCCAACGGTCCATATTCGGGATAATCTGGATTTAAAGCCCAATCATTACCGTATCAGCCTGGCCGGCGTGGTCATGGGGGAGGCCCCCATTTACAGTGAAAAATGGCTGGCAATTAATCCTGGTCAGGTATTTGGTGAACTGGACGGGCAACCCACGCGGGATCCCGCGTTTGGTCTGGACGCCGTCTGGATTACCGAGAATCAGAAAGAGCAGGCTCACACCTTTGGTTATACGGTAGTTGACGCGTCAACCGTCATTGCGACCCATTTGAGTCAGATTCTTGAAGAAAACAGCCAGCAATTACTGGGCTACGAGGAAACGCAGCAATTACTGGATAAATTGTCAAAAACCTCACCGAAGCTGGTCAAAGAACTTGTTCCCGATATCCTGTCCCTGGGTGTGGTTCACAAGGTATTGCAAGGTTTGCTGCTTGAGCATATTCCCTTGTCGGATACCAGAACCATTGTCGAGGCTCTGGCGGAAGCGGCGTCAAAATCCAAAGATACTGATTTTCTTATCAGTCAGGTAAGAATTGGATTATCACGCATGATCACGCAGAAACTATGCGGCATAGATAATGAGGAACTGCCGATCATCACTTTGAAACCGGAGTTGGAACAATTATTGCAAAACACAATACAAAACAGTACGGGACAGGGCGTCAGTTTTGAACCGGGCATGGCGGATAAAATCCAGCAGTCGCTGGCTCAGTTGGCTGCCCAGCAACAAGCCAGGCAGGAGTTGGCCGTTTTGGTCGTGCAACCTGGTATACGGGCGGTTCTGGCACGATTTGTGCGTAATATTTCCAGTAACTTGCATGTTTTATCCTATCAGGAAATTCCTGATAACAAAGAGATACGTATTATAGGGACGGTTGGTTAG